From a region of the Arachis ipaensis cultivar K30076 chromosome B09, Araip1.1, whole genome shotgun sequence genome:
- the LOC107617226 gene encoding probable sulfate transporter 3.4: protein MGVNSTTTVNKIQSELPISVASPPLEIHNVRLPPRRSTSQKLRQRLSDIFFPDDPLHRFKNQPSWLVKLMLGVQCMFPIFQWGPTYNLSLFRSDVISGLTIASLAIPQGISYAKLANLPPIIGLYSSFVPPLIYSLLGSSKHLGVGPVSIASLVMGSMLSETVSYTQDPILYLKLAFTATFFAGVFQSSLGILRLGFVIDFLSKATLVGFMAGAAIIVSLQQLKGLLGIVHFTSKMQIIPVLASVFKQKDEWSWQTIVLGFGFLAFLLITRHISLRKPNLFWVSAAAPLASVILSTILVFLLRNKAHGIAIIGELPKGLNPPSSNMLFFSGPYLALAIKTGIVTGILSLTEGIAVGRTFAALKNYQVDGNKEMMAIGIMNIAGSCSSCYVTTGSFSRSAVNYNAGAQTAVSNIIMASAVLVTLLFLMPLFYYTPNVVLAAIIITAVIGLIDYQASYKLWKVDKLDFLACMCSFFGVLFISVPLGLSIAVAISVFKILLHVSRPNTLVLGNIPGTTIFHNVNQYREALRIPSFLILAVESPIYFANSTYLQERILRWVREEEEHIKANNGSKLECIILDMTAVTAIDTSGIDTLCELRKMLEKRSLQLVLANPVGSVMEKLHQSNILDSFGLKGVYLTVAEAVADISSSWKAQP, encoded by the exons ATGGGCGTGAATTCCACCACCACCGTCAACAAAATCCAATCGGAGTTACCGATCTCAGTGGCATCTCCGCCGTTGGAGATCCACAACGTGCGGTTGCCGCCACGGCGAAGCACCTCACAGAAGCTAAGGCAGAGGCTCTCAGACATATTCTTCCCGGACGATCCACTTCACCGGTTCAAGAACCAACCGTCATGGTTGGTGAAGCTCATGCTCGGTGTTCAGTGCATGTTCCCTATCTTCCAGTGGGGCCCAACCTATAACCTTTCCCTTTTTCGTTCTGACGTCATCTCTGGCCTCACCATTGCCAGCCTCGCCATTCCTCAG GGAATCAGCTATGCTAAGCTTGCAAACCTGCCACCTATTATTGGATTAT ATTCAAGTTTTGTGCCACCATTGATATATTCCCTGCTTGGAAGCTCTAAACATCTTGGAGTTGGTCCAGTCTCAATTGCATCTTTGGTGATGGGATCAATGTTAAGTGAAACAGTTTCTTACACACAAGATCCAATTCTTTATCTCAAATTGGCTTTCACTGCCACTTTCTTTGCTGGTGTCTTCCAATCTTCTTTGGGAATATTAAG GTTAGGATTTGTGATTGATTTTCTGTCAAAGGCAACACTGGTAGGATTCATGGCTGGTGCAGCCATAATTGTATCTTTGCAGCAGCTGAAAGGGTTGCTTGGAATAGTGCACTTCACCAGCAAGATGCAAATAATTCCAGTATTAGCCTCGGTTTTCAAACAAAAAGACGAG TGGTCATGGCAAACTATTGTACTGGGATTTGGCTTCTTGGCCTTCCTCCTGATAACAAGACACATT AGCTTAAGGAAGCCAAACTTATTCTGGGTTTCAGCAGCTGCTCCATTGGCATCAGTTATTCTTTCAACAATTTTAGTCTTTCTCCTAAGAAACAAGGCTCATGGAATTGCAATT ATTGGTGAATTGCCAAAAGGCCTTAATCCACCATCATCAAACATGTTATTCTTTAGTGGCCCTTATTTGGCTCTTGCTATCAAAACTGGAATTGTTACTGGGATCTTGTCTCTAACT GAAGGAATTGCAGTTGGAAGAACATTTGCTGCACTTAAGAATTACCAGGTGGATGGAAACAAAGAAATGATGGCCATTGGTATCATGAACATAGCTGGCTCTTGTTCTTCATGCTATGTCACAACAG GATCCTTTTCGCGATCGGCTGTTAACTATAATGCTGGAGCACAGACAGCAGTCTCAAATATAATCATGGCTTCAGCAGTTCTTGTGACTCTTCTGTTTCTAATGCCACTATTCTATTACACGCCAAACGTCGTCTTAGCAGCGATTATCATCACTGCTGTGATTGGCCTAATAGATTACCAAGCTTCATATAAGCTATGGAAGGTTGACAAGCTTGATTTCTTGGCCTGCATGTGCTCCTTTTTCGGAGTTCTGTTCATCTCAGTGCCTTTAGGCCTTAGTATTGCG GTGGCAATATCAGTGTTCAAGATATTGCTTCATGTCTCAAGACCAAACACATTGGTGTTGGGGAATATACCAGGGACAACAATATTCCACAATGTAAACCAGTATAGAGAAGCTCTTAGAATCCCTTCATTCCTCATTTTGGCTGTTGAGTCTCCCATCTACTTTGCTAATTCAACTTACCTTCAAGAAAG GATTTTGAGATGGGTTAGAGAAGAGGAAGAGCATATCAAAGCAAACAATGGAAGTAAATTGGAGTGCATAATTTTGGACATGACAG cTGTGACAGCCATAGACACAAGTGGGATAGACACTTTATGTGAACTTAGAAAGATGCTGGAGAAAAGATCACTTCAG CTGGTGTTGGCAAATCCAGTTGGAAGTGTCATGGAAAAGTTGCATCAATCAAACATTTTGGATTCCTTTGGTTTGAAAGGAGTGTATCTCACAGTTGCTGAAGCTGTGGCTGACATTTCATCCTCTTGGAAAGCACAACCTTGA
- the LOC107617228 gene encoding protein SYS1 homolog encodes MFYGAVVWDPWLIVAQIVCLQCLYYITLGILLSLLVGTRVSRLSLVYFFDYATITTSTVTGWCVIAAILISSVAGAIYMLYLIERAKKCLDFSATLYIIHLFICIVYGGWPSSITWWIVNGTGLAAMALLGEYLCIRRELREIPITRYRSNV; translated from the exons ATGTTCTATGGTGCGGTGGTATGGGATCCTTGGCTCATTGTTGCTCAGATTGTGTGTCTGCAATGCTTGTACTATATAACTCTGGGAATCTTGTTGTCCTTGCTTGTTGGAACTCGCGTGTCTCGGCTGAGCCTAGTGTATTTCTTTGACTATGCTACCATCACTACCTCCACGGTTACCGGTTGGTGTGTTATTGCTGCGATTCTGATCAGCTCAGTTGCAGG GGCCATATATATGCTTTATTTGATTGAAAGAGCAAAAAAGTGCTTGGATTTTTCAGCCACTCTCTACATCATTCATCTTTTCATATGCATTGTATATGGAGGCTGGCCCTCTTCTATAACATGGTGGATTGTGAATGGTACGGGACTTGCAGCAATGGCTTTACTAGGTGAATATCTGTGCATCAGGCGTGAACTCCGGGAGATACCTATAACACGATATCGTTCAA ATGTTTGA